A window from Primulina eburnea isolate SZY01 chromosome 2, ASM2296580v1, whole genome shotgun sequence encodes these proteins:
- the LOC140816101 gene encoding transmembrane 9 superfamily member 9-like, producing the protein MELVGRMPHVIRLCVCFTFFISVARAFYLPGVAPKDFFKGDPLKVKVQKLASVKTQLPYSYYSLPYCTPKKIVDSAENLGEVLRGDRIENSPYEFKMREPQMCTVVCHHTLKAKDVKEFKEKIDDEYRVNMILDNLPLVMPYKRSDTDSLVYQHGFPVGVKVQYGGQKEQKYFINNHLAFTVKFHKDEETDAARIVGFEVKPFSVKHEYEGKWNDNIRLTNCDPHAKRLVTGNDSPLELEDDKEIIFTYDVEFQESEIKWASRWDTYLYMADDQIHWFSIVNSLMIVLFLSGMVAMIMLRTLYRDISKYNQLETQEEAQEETGWKLVHGDVFRPPINSDLLCVYVGTGVQCFGMILVTMIFAALGFLSPSNRGGLMTALLFLWVFMGLFAGYTSARLYKMFKGTEWKKITLKTAFLFPGVVFSVFFVLNALIWGEESSGAVPFGTMFALVLLWFCISVPLVFVGSYVGFKKPAMEDPVKTNKIPRQIPDQAWFMNPVFAILIGGILPFGAVFIELFFILTSIWLHQFYYIFGFLFLVFIILIVTCAEITIVLCYFQLCSEDYLWWWRSYLTSGSSAFYLFLYAAFYFFTKLNITKPVSGALYFGYMLIGSYAFFVLTGTIGFYACFLFTRLIYSSVKID; encoded by the exons ATGGAGCTCGTGGGGAGGATGCCTCACGTGATTCGGCTTTGCGTCTGCTTCACCTTCTTCATCTCCGTCGCTCGCGCCTTCTATCTCCCTGGCGTCGCTCCCAAAGATTTCTTCAAG GGTGATCCTCTGAAGGTGAAAGTACAGAAATTGGCGTCAGTGAAAACTCAACTTCCATATTCCTATTATTCTCTCCCATATTGTACACCAAAGAAAATTGTGGACAGTGCGGAGAATCTAGGGGAAGTTCTTCGTGGGGATCGCATTGAGAACTCTCCCTATGAA TTTAAAATGCGAGAACCGCAAATGTGCACTGTTGTTTGCCATCATACCCTTAAAGCCAAAGATGTAAAGGAATTTAAAGAGAAGATCGATGATGAGTATCGGGTGAACAT GATATTGGATAATCTCCCTCTAGTTATGCCCTACAAAAGATCTGATACGGATTCATTGGTGTATCAGCATGGTTTCCCTGTTGGAGTAAAAGTGCAGTATGGTGGA CAAAAGGAGCAAAAGTACTTTATCAACAACCATTTGGCATTCACTGTAAAGTTTCACAAGGATGAAGAAACTGATGCTGCGAGAATCGTAGGATTTGAAGTCAAACCATTCAG TGTTAAGCATGAATATGAGGGTAAATGGAATGATAACATAAGATTAACAAACTGTGATCCTCATGCAAAACGCCTTGTAACTGGCAATGATTCCCCTCTAGAACTTGAAGATGATAAGGAAATTATTTTTACCTATGATGTGGAGTTTCAG GAGAGTGAGATCAAATGGGCTTCTAGATGGGATACTTATCTTTATATGGCAGATGATCAAATCCATTGGTTCTCAATTGTCAACTCATTGATGATTGTTCTTTTCCTCTCGGGAATGGTGGCCATGATTATGCTGCGGACCCTCTACCGTGACATCTCCAAGTACAACCAATTGGAAACTCAAGAAGAAGCCCAAGAAGAAACTGGATGGAAATTAGTTCATGGGGATGTTTTCAGGCCTCCGATAAACTCAGATTTGCTGTGTGTTTATGTTGGCACTGGTGTTCAGTGTTTTGGGATGATTCTAGTGACGATGATCTTTGCTGCTCTCGGATTTCTTTCTCCTTCAAACCGGGGGGGTTTGATGACAGCTTTGCTATTTCTTTGGGTTTTCATGGGCTTGTTTGCTGGCTACACCTCCGCTCGTCTCTACAAAATGTTCAAGGGAACGGAATGGAAGAAAATTACTCTTAAAACTGCTTTCCTGTTCCCCGGAGTGGTGTTTTCCGTATTCTTTGTCTTGAATGCTCTAATTTGGGGAGAGGAATCATCCGGAGCAGTCCCATTTGGGACCATGTTTGCATTAGTCCTCTTGTGGTTTTGTATCTCTGTCCCACTTGTTTTTGTTGGTAGTTATGTAGGGTTCAAGAAACCCGCTATGGAGGATCCGGTAAAAACCAACAAAATTCCAAGGCAAATACCTGATCAGGCATGGTTCATGAACCCAGTCTTTGCTATATTAATAGGAGGCATACTCCCATTTGGCGCAGTATTTATCGAGCTGTTCTTCATCCTCACGTCAATCTGGTTACATCAATTTTACTACATCTTCGGATTCCTCTTCCTGGTATTCATCATCCTTATTGTAACCTGTGCCGAGATCACTATAGTGCTTTGCTATTTCCAGCTCTGCAGCGAAGACTACTTGTGGTGGTGGAGATCGTACTTGACGTCAGGTTCATCTGCATTCTATCTCTTCCTTTATGCAGCATTCTACTTCTTCACAAAGCTCAACATCACAAAACCAGTATCAGGTGCTCTCTATTTCGGGTATATGCTCATTGGTTCATATGCATTTTTCGTGCTCACCGGTACGATTGGATTCTACGCATGCTTCTTGTTCACTAGGCTTATCTACTCATCTGTCAAGATTGACTGA
- the LOC140816106 gene encoding eukaryotic translation initiation factor 5A-1/2-like yields the protein MSDEEHHFESKADAGASKTYPQQAGTIRKNGYIVIKARPCKVVEVSTSKTGKHGHAKCHFVAIDIFNGKKLEDIVPSSHNCDVPHVNRTDYQLIDISEDGFVSLLTENGNTKDDLKLPTDENLLGQIKGGFEEGKDLVVTVMSAMGEEQICALKDIGPKN from the exons ATGTCGGACGAGGAGCATCACTTCGAGTCGAAGGCGGACGCTGGTGCCTCCAAGACTTACCCTCAGCAAGCCGGAACCATACGTAAGAACGGCTATATAGTCATCAAAGCCAGGCCTTGTAAG GTCGTGGAGGTCTCAACTTCAAAAACTGGCAAGCATGGGCATGCAAAGTGTCACTTTGTGGCAATTGACATATTCAATGGCAAGAAGCTTGAGGATATTGTTCCATCCTCACACAACTGTGAT GTGCCTCATGTGAACCGAACTGATTATCAGCTTATTGACATTTCCGAAGATGGTTTT GTTTCCCTTCTGACTGAAAATGGAAACACAAAAGATGACTTGAAACTCCCTACCGATGAAAATCTGCTTGGCCAG ATTAAAGGTGGGTTCGAGGAAGGAAAAGATCTTGTGGTAACTGTCATGTCTGCAATGGGAGAAGAGCAGATTTGTGCTCTCAAAGACATTGGTCCTAAGaactaa
- the LOC140816110 gene encoding LOW QUALITY PROTEIN: probable LRR receptor-like serine/threonine-protein kinase At2g24230 (The sequence of the model RefSeq protein was modified relative to this genomic sequence to represent the inferred CDS: deleted 2 bases in 2 codons), whose protein sequence is MGLGMFGSVLVLTLFFRPLVCQKLNTDESFVFEFLQKMGLNVSKDLGFSGSICSLEGISCDAKGESVVKLELPGLGLFGVIPDSTIGKLTNLGTLDLSNNNITALPSDFWSLGTLKNLNLSFNQISGRLPSNIGNFGQLQSLDLSLNHLSGSVPEAISSLRNLQVLNLSGNGFESTIPLGILKCRLLVFIDLSANKLRGSLPTGFGGAFPDLRFLNLAENEILGRDSDFIGMKMIRYLNISSNMFKGSVVGIFEGPLEVIDLSKNQFQGHIDQVSFRSMFNWTNLQYLDLSENKFSGEFTDLRNSQNLRHLNLAHNRFTEQQLLKVDDLTNLEYLNLSGTNLIGQIPSNISRKNSLKILDLSKNHLTDGIPPLVIKNLEVLDLSYNNLTGDIPLMLLEELQNMERFNFSYNNLSFCASQISPETFRASFIGSVNSCPIAANPALFKKESPKHRGLKLALALTLSMICLLVTLLFLAFGYRRKSRIQGVKQSSLKEEQTISGPFSFQTDSTTWVADVKQATTVPVVIFEKPLLNFTFADLLSATSQFDRDTLLAEGRFGPVYGGVLPGGFHVAVKVLVHGSTMTDQEAARELEYLGRIKHPNLVPLTGYCLAGDQRIAIYDYMENGNLQNLLYDLPLGVQTTEDWSTDTWEDGNNGIQNVGSEGSLTTWRFRHKIALGTARALAYLHHGCFPPIIHRDVKASSVYLDSSLEPRLSDFGLAKIFGNGLEDEIAHGSPGYVPPELFQQETDSPKAPTPKSDVYGFGVILFELITGKKPVGDLYPDEKEANLVSWVRGLVKRKHESQAIDLKIRGTGSDEQLVEAFKIGYLCTAEVPSKRPTMQQVVGLLRISNRSQKNERN, encoded by the exons ATGGGTTTGGGAATGTTTGGTTCTGTTTTGGTTTTAACACTGTTCTTTAGGCCTTTGGTTTGCCAAAAACTTAATACGGATGAGTCCTTTGTCTTTGAATTCTTGCAAAAAATGGGCTTAAATGTGTCTAAAGATCTCGGCTTTTCGGGTTCGATTTGTTCATTGGAAGGTATTTCTTGTGATGCCAAAGGTGAAAGTGTTGTTAAGTTGGAATTGCCTGGTTTGGGGCTATTTGGTGTAATTCCTGATTCCACTATAGGAAAATTGACAAATCTTGGAACTTTGGATCTTAGCAATAACAATATCACTGCTCTGCCTTCTGATTTTTGGAGTCTGGGTACACTCAAGAATCTTAATCTCTCATTCAACCAAATATCTGGGAGGCTTCCAAGTAACATAGGCAATTTTGGACAACTTCAAAGTTTGGACCTTTCTCTCAACCATTTATCTGGGAGTGTACCTGAAGCAATCAGCTCCCTCAGGAATTTGCAAGTTCTGAATCTCAGTGGCAATGGGTTTGAATCAACAATCCCGTTGGGCATTTTG AAGTGCCGGTTATTGGTTTTCATTGATCTATCTGCAAACAAGCTTCGTGGCTCTCTTCCTACTGGTTTTGGAGGTGCATTCCCGGACTTGAGATTCCTGAACCTGGCTGAAAACGAAATTTTGGGTCGGGATTCTGATTTTATAGGGATGAAAATGATAAGATATCTGAATATTTCGAGCAACATGTTTAAGGGTTCTGTTGTTGGTATCTTTGAAGGTCCGCTGGAGGTCATTGATTTAAGCAAAAACCAGTTTCAAGGCCACATTGATCAGGTTAGCTTTAGATCCATGTTCAATTGG ACAAATTTGCAGTATTTGGATTTGTCAGAGAACAAATTCAGTGGAGAGTTTACTGATTTGAGAAATTCTCAGAATCTCAGACACCTTAATCTCGCACATAATAGGTTCACCGAACAACAATTATTGAAAGTTGATGATCTCACCAATTTAGAGTATTTGAATTTGTCTGGAACTAACTTGATCGGTCAAATTCCAAGCAACATCTCACGTAAGAATAGTTTGAAGATACTTGATCTCTCGAAAAACCATCTTACTGATGGTATTCCTCCACTAGTTATCAAGAACCTTGAAGTTCTCGACCTTTCTTACAACAATCTGACAGGAGACATCCCCTTGATGCTGTTAGAAGAACTCCAGAATATGGAGAGATTCAATTTCTCTTATAACAACCTAAGTTTTTGTGCATCACAAATTTCCCCCGAAACTTTTCGCGCATCTTTTATTGGGTCTGTGAACAGCTGTCCAATCGCCGCAAATCCAGCCTTATTTAAAAAAGAATCTCCAAAGCATAGGGGACTAAAGCTCGCCTTGGCTTTGACCCTCTCAATGATTTGTTTACTTGTGACGTTACTCTTTTTAGCCTTCGGATACCGAAGAAAATCTAGAATCCAGGGCGTGAAACAGAGTTCTTTGAAGGAAGAACAAACAATCTCTGGACCCTTTTCATTCCAGACTGATTCAACCACGTGGGTAGCTGATGTTAAGCAAGCAACAACCGTGCCGGTTGTGATTTTCGAGAAGCCATTGCTTAATTTCACATTTGCAGACCTCTTGTCTGCAACTTCTCAGTTTGACCGGGATACATTGTTGGCTGAAGGGAGGTTTGGGCCCGTCTATGGTGGAGTTTTACCAGGAGGCTTTCATGTTGCTGTTAAAGTCTTGGTCCATGGATCCACCATGACAGACCAAGAAGCAGCAAGGGAACTCGAGTATCTTGGTCGAATTAAACATCCAAATCTTGTTCCATTAACTGGATATTGCCTGGCTGGGGATCAAAGAATTGCTATATATGATTACATGGAGAATGGAAACCTGCAAAACCTGCTATACGATTTGCCACTCGGTGTTCAAACAACAGAAGATTGGAGCACCGACACATGGGAAGATGGAAATAACGGGATACAAAATGTTGGGTCTGAAGGGTCGCTAACGACTTGGAGATTCAGGCACAAGATAGCACTTGGCACGGCACGTGCACTGGCATATCTTCATCATGGCTGCTTTCCTCCTATTATTCACAGAGATGTCAAAGCTAGCAGCGTTTATCTCGACTCTAGCTTAGAGCCAAGATTGTCGGATTTTGGACTGGCTAAGATTTTTGGGAATGGGCTTGAGGATGAGATTGCGCATGGATCACCAGGATATGTGCCACCTGAGTTATTTCAGCAAGAAACCGACTCTCCAAAGGCCCCAACACCAAAATCTGATGTATACGGATTCGGGGTTATTCTTTTCGAGCTGATAACAGGGAAAAAGCCTGTTGGGGATCTTTATCCAGATGAAAAGGAAGCAAACTTGGTTAGTTGGGTAAGAGGATTAGTTAAAAGGAAACATGAATCACAGGCGATCGATCTGAAAATTCGTGGAACCGGATCAGACGAGCAACTGGTAGAAGCCTTCAAGATTGGTTATCTTTGCACAGCTGAAGTTCCTTCAAAGCGTCCTACCATGCAACAGGTAGTCGGACTACTAAGGATCTCGAACCGATCacagaaaaatgagagaaattgA